One Aegilops tauschii subsp. strangulata cultivar AL8/78 chromosome 7, Aet v6.0, whole genome shotgun sequence genomic window carries:
- the LOC109764771 gene encoding probable calcium-binding protein CML25/26, translating to MNSHSIMAVPSVFAAFDEDGDGKVSVSELQRCMEATLGEDVSEEEAAAVLVAVDADGDGLLNQEEFSRLIARAGAQEEDDADVKRRCLREAFGMYASSSADDTITPASLRRTLSRLGSHELGVEECRAMICRFDLDGDGKLSFEEFRVMMMA from the coding sequence ATGAATAGTCACTCGATCATGGCGGTGCCGTCGGTGTTCGCCGCCTTCGACGAGGACGGCGACGGCAAGGTCTCCGTGTCCGAGCTGCAGCGCTGCATGGAGGCGACGCTGGGCGAGGACGTgtccgaggaggaggcggcggcggtcctCGTGGCGGTGGACGCCGACGGCGACGGGCTGCTGAACCAAGAAGAGTTCTCGAGGCTGATAGCCCGTGCCGGCGCCCAGGAAGAGGACGATGCCGACGTGAAGCGAAGGTGCCTGAGGGAGGCGTTCGGGATGTACGCGTCGTCGTCCGCGGACGACACGATCACGCCTGCGAGCCTGAGGCGGACGCTGAGCAGGCTGGGGTCGCACGAGCTGGGCGTGGAGGAGTGCAGGGCAATGATCTGCAGATTCGACCTCGACGGCGACGGCAAACTCTCGTTCGAGGAGTTCCGTGTCATGATGATGGCCTGA